A part of Periophthalmus magnuspinnatus isolate fPerMag1 chromosome 14, fPerMag1.2.pri, whole genome shotgun sequence genomic DNA contains:
- the slc13a2 gene encoding solute carrier family 13 member 2, which produces MNLKWFWYHRNFFIIILTPILLLPLPLVIPTKEAKCGYAIILMALYWCTECLPLAVTALLPVVLFPMMNIMEAGQVSIEYLKDSNMLFIGGLLVAIAVENWNLHKRIALRVLLLVGVRPSLLMLGFMIVSSFLSMWISNTATTAMMLPIAHAVLQQLRATEARADDMEDLGRGDDNAAFELQETHTNGAVTKKHLDVIQEEERCNETVRQAQRDARSREREARYDLLTKGMSLSVCYSASIGGTATLTGTTPNLILQGQMNQLYPDNGGIINFASWFGFSFPNMVLMLIFSYVWLQFMFLGFNLKKSFGCGEKSERDREAYAVMREEYRKLGPMSFAEIMVLVIFVLLVVLWFTREPGFIPGWATVLFNQELSYVSDGTVAILMSMLFFVVPSQLPSFGGYGFNEAGKLVKAPPTLLNWEVVHERMPWNIILLLGGGFALAKGSEVSGLSTWLGESLAPLEKIPPFAISLLLCLLVATFTECSSNTATTTLFLPILGSMATAIKIHPLYIMLPCTIAASLAFMLPVATPPNAIAFSFGNLKVLDMVKAGFMLNIIGILCINLGINTWGYAMFDMGTFPTWANVTNKP; this is translated from the exons ATGAATCTGAAATGGTTTTGGTACCACAGGAACTTCTTCATTATCATCCTGACTCCGATCCTCCTGCTACCGCTGCCTCTGGTCATTCCAACAAAA GAGGCAAAATGTGGCTATGCGATCATCCTTATGGCTTTGTACTGGTGCACAGAGTGTCTGCCATTAGCAGTGACTGCGCTGCTGCCTGTTGTCCTATTTCCAATGATGAACATAATGGAGGCCGGACAG GTGAGCATAGAGTACCTGAAGGACTCGAACATGCTGTTTATCGGGGGGCTGCTGGTGGCCATTGCTGTGGAGAACTGGAACCTCCACAAACGCATCGCCCTCAGGGTCCTGCTGCTGGTTGGAGTTCGCCCCTCACT GTTGATGTTGGGGTTCATGATCGTCTCCTCATTCCTCTCGATGTGGATCAGTAACACAGCCACGACAGCCATGATGTTACCCATCGCTCACGCCGTCCTGCAGCAGCTCAGAGCCACAGAGGCACGGGCCGACGACATGGAGGATCTCGGTAGAGGCGACGACAACGCAGCGtttgagctgcaagaaacacataCCAACGGAGCTGTGACTAAGAAACATCTGGACGTGattcaggaggaggagagatgca ATGAGACAGTGCGACAGGCGCAGCGAGATGCGAGGAGTAGAGAGCGAGAGGCGAGGTATGACCTGCTGACCAAAGGCATGAGTCTGAGTGTATGCTACTCTGCCAGTATCGGGGGGACGGCTACTCTCACCGGGACCACCCCAAACCTTATCCTCCAAGGCCAGATGAACCA GCTGTACCCGGACAATGGGGGCATTATAAACTTTGCGAGCTGGTTTGgcttttcttttccaaacatGGTCTTGATGCTCATCTTCTCTTATGTCTGGCTGCAGTTTATGTTCCTCGGCTTCAA CTTGAAGAAGTCCTTTGGCTGTGGTGAGAAGAGCGAGCGTGATCGGGAGGCGTATGCGGTGATGAGGGAGGAGTACAGGAAGCTGGGGCCCATGTCTTTCGCAGAGATCATGGTTTTGGTGATTTTTGTCCTGTTAGTTGTTCTGTGGTTCACCAGAGAGCCGGGCTTCATACCGGGATGGGCCACTGTCCTGTTCAATCAGGAGCTGTC GTATGTTTCCGATGGAACAGTTGCTATTTTAATGTCGATGCTCTTCTTCGTGGTACCTTCACAATTGCCAAGTTTCGGAGGATATGGCTTCAATGAGGCTG GAAAGCTAGTGAAGGCCCCTCCCACGCTGTTGAACTGGGAGGTGGTGCACGAGCGCATGCCCTGGAACATCATCTTGCTGCTGGGAGGAGGTTTCGCTTTGGCCAAGGGCAGTGAG GTGTCTGGCTTGTCCACGTGGCTCGGGGAGAGTTTGGCACCTCTGGAGAAGATTCCCCCTTTTGccatttctcttcttctctgtttGTTAGTGGCCACTTTCACCGAGTGCTCCAGTAACACAGCCACCACCACTCTGTTCCTGCCTATCCTCGGTTCCATG GCCACTGCGATTAAGATCCACCCTCTGTACATCATGCTGCCCTGCACCATCGCCGCCTCTCTGGCCTTCATGTTACCAGTGGCCACTCCACCCAACGCTATTGCTTTCTCCTTTGGGAACCTGAAAGTCCTCGATATG GTAAAAGCTGGCTTCATGCTGAACATCATTGGTATTTTGTGCATAAATTTAGGCATCAACACCTGGGGCTACGCCATGTTTGATATGGGAACGTTTCCTACATGGGCCAATGTTACAAACAAGCCCTGA